One stretch of Acholeplasma laidlawii PG-8A DNA includes these proteins:
- a CDS encoding LrgB family protein, which produces MNDILWTVGLTIGVYVGFYYLQDRFKISLLNPLLLTSTFIVIFLCVTNINYDTYQEGTKMISFFIGPATVSLALPLYEKLPILKKHWKTIISVLIVGVIVHALTIAGIVFILHTTDEMIATMIPKSVTTPIAMAVSESLGGIKNLTVVIVVLTGVLGILIAPPIFKLFKITSPIARGLSLGAASHAVGTTKAIEYGDLDASVATLSLIITGLLTVIAAPLIYQLLTWIV; this is translated from the coding sequence ATGAATGATATACTTTGGACCGTAGGTTTAACTATTGGTGTTTATGTAGGATTTTATTATCTACAAGATAGATTTAAAATCTCTTTACTAAACCCTTTATTACTCACCTCTACATTTATAGTTATCTTTTTATGTGTAACAAATATTAACTATGACACGTATCAAGAAGGTACTAAAATGATTTCGTTTTTCATAGGACCTGCAACAGTTTCACTCGCACTTCCTTTATATGAAAAACTACCGATTTTAAAGAAACATTGGAAGACCATTATTAGTGTTTTAATTGTAGGTGTTATCGTACACGCATTAACCATTGCAGGTATTGTATTTATCCTACATACGACAGATGAAATGATTGCAACGATGATTCCTAAGTCAGTAACTACACCGATTGCTATGGCAGTATCTGAAAGCCTAGGCGGTATTAAAAACTTAACGGTTGTTATTGTTGTGTTAACAGGTGTGTTAGGTATACTAATTGCACCACCTATCTTTAAATTATTTAAAATTACATCCCCAATTGCACGTGGTTTATCCTTAGGTGCTGCCTCTCATGCAGTAGGTACAACCAAAGCGATTGAATATGGTGATCTTGATGCATCCGTTGCAACTCTATCATTAATCATTACAGGGCTCTTAACTGTGATTGCTGCACCACTGATTTATCAATTATTAACATGGATTGTATAA
- a CDS encoding CidA/LrgA family protein produces MKILFQLFILIVFTLLGELISYYLPFSFPGSLIGLILLFLALLLKLIKVDHIKEVACFLQKYMAFLFVPLAVGLMEYFDLISLHWVELVLVLIISTTITLIVTSLLAQRGIKHE; encoded by the coding sequence ATGAAGATTTTATTTCAGCTATTTATTTTAATTGTATTTACGTTACTAGGAGAACTTATTTCCTATTATCTACCATTTAGTTTTCCAGGTAGTTTAATTGGATTAATCTTACTTTTTTTAGCACTTTTATTGAAACTTATAAAGGTGGATCACATTAAAGAAGTAGCGTGTTTTCTTCAAAAATATATGGCGTTTCTATTTGTTCCACTTGCGGTTGGCTTAATGGAATACTTTGATTTAATTAGTCTTCATTGGGTAGAACTAGTTTTAGTATTAATTATTTCTACAACCATTACTTTAATTGTCACCTCACTACTAGCACAAAGAGGTATCAAACATGAATGA
- the ribD gene encoding bifunctional diaminohydroxyphosphoribosylaminopyrimidine deaminase/5-amino-6-(5-phosphoribosylamino)uracil reductase RibD, which yields MDLKLQTKYMKQAFNLAIKGEGFVNPNPLVGAVIIKDGKVIGKGYHKAFGQVHAEVDAINHATEDVAGATMFVTLEPCSHHGKQPPCAFKLIEKGIKEVYIANLDPNPLVYKQGVKVLEDAGIKVHYGILDDLGLKVNDIFFHYITTKRPFVAMKYAMTLDGKLATKDFDSKWITNKKSRKYVHDLRNKYSAILVGVNTIIKDDAKLDVRRSKKSKNPVRIILDPKLQTPKSTYVVKTAKTQPTWIVSETYDQSYVDLGVKIIQMPTIDLDKLMTILGEAKIDSIFIEGGAYTHASFLEANLVNKVYAFIAPKIIGGKNALTPIGGEGVSLMKDAHVLKDVTYTQFDEDILIEGYFK from the coding sequence ATGGACTTAAAATTACAGACGAAATACATGAAACAAGCGTTTAATTTAGCAATAAAAGGCGAAGGATTTGTGAATCCAAACCCACTTGTTGGTGCGGTTATCATTAAAGATGGTAAGGTCATTGGTAAAGGGTATCATAAGGCATTTGGTCAAGTACACGCTGAAGTGGATGCAATTAATCATGCAACAGAAGATGTAGCTGGTGCAACGATGTTTGTAACACTAGAACCATGTAGTCACCATGGTAAACAACCACCGTGTGCATTTAAACTGATAGAAAAAGGTATTAAAGAAGTTTATATTGCAAACTTAGATCCAAACCCACTAGTCTATAAACAAGGCGTTAAAGTGCTAGAAGATGCCGGCATCAAAGTACATTATGGTATCTTAGATGACCTAGGTTTAAAAGTAAACGATATATTCTTTCACTATATTACAACTAAAAGACCATTTGTAGCCATGAAGTATGCCATGACTTTAGATGGTAAATTAGCAACTAAAGATTTTGATTCTAAATGGATAACTAATAAAAAATCAAGAAAATATGTTCATGATTTAAGAAATAAATATAGTGCAATACTTGTTGGTGTGAACACAATCATTAAAGATGATGCAAAACTCGATGTTAGAAGAAGTAAGAAATCTAAAAACCCAGTAAGAATAATCTTAGACCCAAAACTACAAACACCAAAGAGTACTTATGTTGTAAAAACAGCTAAAACCCAACCAACTTGGATAGTCTCTGAAACATATGATCAAAGCTATGTGGATTTGGGTGTTAAAATCATTCAAATGCCAACCATTGATTTAGATAAGCTTATGACGATTCTAGGTGAAGCAAAAATAGATAGTATCTTCATTGAGGGTGGTGCATATACGCATGCGAGTTTCTTAGAAGCTAATTTAGTGAATAAAGTTTATGCATTTATAGCACCTAAAATCATAGGTGGAAAAAATGCACTTACTCCAATAGGTGGGGAAGGTGTATCTTTAATGAAAGATGCCCATGTATTAAAAGATGTTACTTATACACAATTTGATGAGGACATCTTAATTGAAGGTTATTTTAAATAA
- a CDS encoding electron transfer flavoprotein subunit alpha/FixB family protein, translated as MIHKNIWIVAEHHQDIIQPVTKQLITKANQIKENKKVIVVLFQTKEQTLEQQLINYGPDEIITVCDDRLKEAPDSLIADLLSQLNHKYQPNSMLFGATVIGRSISARLQAKLLTGLTADCLDLKFEDDLLIQIKPSYGDNIMCEIVCPNNFPQMATVRPNVFIATETQSNDTKITIVDDLNFKESKRITVYEEIPLLSKSDSIANADRVIALGRGISGEEHILKANLLATKLGAKIGVTRPLTDLPPFSVDDQIGQSGSSIAPKLLITLGVHGAVQFTSGITKSHYIVAINNNPKAPIFDVADYSYIGDAKTFVEALLKLIQ; from the coding sequence ATGATACATAAAAATATATGGATAGTTGCTGAACATCATCAAGATATTATTCAGCCAGTGACCAAACAACTAATTACAAAAGCAAATCAAATTAAAGAAAATAAAAAAGTGATTGTTGTACTATTTCAAACAAAAGAACAAACATTAGAACAACAACTCATAAATTATGGACCAGATGAAATCATCACTGTTTGTGATGATAGATTAAAGGAAGCACCAGATTCATTAATTGCAGACTTATTATCTCAACTAAATCACAAATATCAACCCAATAGTATGTTATTTGGAGCAACAGTAATCGGTCGTTCAATTAGTGCAAGATTACAAGCAAAACTATTAACTGGTCTAACTGCTGATTGCCTTGATCTTAAGTTTGAAGATGATTTACTCATACAAATAAAACCATCTTATGGTGATAATATTATGTGTGAAATTGTTTGCCCAAACAACTTTCCACAAATGGCAACAGTTAGACCTAACGTCTTCATAGCTACCGAAACACAAAGTAATGATACAAAAATCACCATAGTTGATGATTTAAACTTTAAAGAAAGCAAACGTATTACAGTATATGAAGAAATACCATTACTTTCAAAATCAGATAGTATTGCAAATGCAGATAGAGTCATTGCATTAGGTCGTGGGATATCAGGCGAAGAACATATTTTAAAAGCTAATCTACTTGCTACAAAATTAGGTGCCAAAATAGGTGTAACGAGACCACTTACGGATCTACCACCTTTTAGTGTTGATGATCAAATCGGTCAATCAGGTAGTTCGATTGCACCTAAACTATTAATCACACTCGGTGTACATGGCGCAGTTCAGTTTACATCAGGTATTACAAAGTCTCATTATATTGTTGCTATAAATAACAACCCTAAAGCACCCATTTTTGATGTAGCTGACTATAGCTATATAGGAGATGCTAAAACATTTGTTGAAGCATTACTTAAACTCATACAGTAA
- a CDS encoding electron transfer flavoprotein subunit beta/FixA family protein: MSLHIVVCVKQVPVSNNLKIDPVTKNMMRSSEPGIMNPFDQNAVEAALKLKNRYDAKVTLLSMGPKNFEITLRQGLAMGADDAILLSSRSFGGADTLATGYVLSQAIKAIKDVNLVFFGRQSIDADTGQVGPIVAELLDWPQVTYISQINPVDEQSIEAVRLMEHMQQSIKVELPAVFSVRSELNEPRYPSPRNIMLSYQKEIKVWDEHAFELDFNRIGIKGSPTVVRKVWNPTKVAKKTELLGENPDSAARKLLQVLRARNII, from the coding sequence ATGAGTCTACATATTGTTGTATGTGTGAAACAAGTACCAGTTTCCAATAACTTAAAAATAGATCCAGTCACTAAAAATATGATGCGTTCATCAGAACCAGGGATTATGAATCCTTTTGATCAAAATGCAGTTGAAGCAGCACTCAAACTTAAAAATAGATATGATGCAAAAGTTACTTTACTGTCAATGGGACCTAAAAACTTTGAAATTACTTTACGTCAAGGACTAGCGATGGGTGCTGATGATGCGATATTACTCAGTTCACGTAGCTTTGGTGGAGCAGATACACTTGCGACCGGTTATGTCTTAAGCCAAGCAATTAAGGCGATTAAAGACGTAAACTTAGTCTTTTTTGGTAGACAATCTATTGATGCTGATACGGGTCAAGTAGGACCAATTGTTGCAGAATTATTAGATTGGCCACAAGTTACTTATATCAGTCAAATAAATCCAGTAGATGAACAATCTATTGAAGCGGTTAGGTTAATGGAACATATGCAACAATCCATTAAAGTTGAACTACCTGCAGTGTTTAGCGTTCGAAGTGAATTAAATGAACCAAGATACCCAAGTCCTAGAAATATTATGTTAAGTTATCAAAAGGAAATAAAGGTTTGGGATGAGCATGCCTTTGAACTTGACTTTAATAGAATTGGGATTAAAGGTTCTCCAACGGTTGTACGTAAAGTTTGGAATCCAACAAAGGTTGCTAAAAAAACAGAATTACTTGGTGAAAACCCAGATAGTGCTGCACGTAAATTACTACAAGTATTACGTGCACGTAACATCATATAA
- a CDS encoding acyl-CoA dehydrogenase family protein gives MSVVLKEHQQMLHQMVVDFSRKEIKPLDMVIDKQKGYPKTLWDKIVETGFLGLIVPKEFGGADFDPVAEAQTIFDVASNSASVAFTLEGHYKTVDQLKKYGKASLKEKYLPEANKRIFGFGSTEPQGGSNVMGHTASAVKEGDYWILNGNKTMITNGGLAEVYLVLLKTAENELTCFLVDKDMPGFKYGKQEDFFGMRGTPVGEIFLENVKVTDEYMLGKIGEGVMIGDSAHYDARINMGAIAAGICQHALDIVLDYATERKAIDKPIIDLFSIQNKITEIAIAKENTQLLYEEAAKLKSQGKPYDKVSTMAKSYGSRAAFTSCDHALQVLGGYGYSNEYPVEHLLRDARALQIAEGSLEKMVIEIAKSVQMERV, from the coding sequence ATGAGTGTAGTGTTAAAAGAACATCAACAGATGTTGCACCAAATGGTTGTTGATTTTTCTAGAAAAGAGATTAAACCCTTGGATATGGTAATTGATAAACAAAAAGGATATCCTAAAACACTTTGGGATAAAATTGTTGAAACAGGATTTTTAGGTTTGATTGTACCTAAGGAGTTTGGAGGTGCAGATTTTGATCCGGTAGCAGAAGCTCAAACTATATTTGATGTTGCATCAAACAGTGCTAGTGTTGCTTTCACTTTAGAAGGTCACTATAAGACAGTGGATCAACTTAAAAAATATGGTAAAGCGTCTTTAAAAGAAAAATATCTTCCCGAAGCCAATAAACGTATTTTTGGTTTTGGTTCTACCGAACCTCAAGGTGGTTCCAATGTGATGGGACATACTGCAAGTGCGGTCAAAGAAGGTGATTATTGGATATTAAATGGTAATAAGACAATGATTACAAATGGTGGACTTGCTGAAGTGTATTTAGTATTACTTAAAACTGCAGAAAATGAACTGACATGTTTTTTAGTTGATAAGGATATGCCAGGTTTTAAGTATGGAAAACAAGAAGATTTCTTTGGCATGAGGGGAACCCCTGTAGGTGAAATATTTTTAGAAAACGTTAAAGTAACAGATGAGTATATGCTCGGTAAAATTGGTGAAGGTGTCATGATTGGTGATAGTGCACATTATGATGCAAGAATCAATATGGGTGCTATTGCAGCGGGGATTTGTCAGCATGCATTGGATATCGTACTGGATTATGCTACCGAAAGAAAGGCGATTGATAAACCAATCATCGATTTGTTTTCTATTCAAAATAAAATCACTGAGATTGCTATTGCTAAAGAAAACACGCAATTACTTTATGAAGAGGCTGCTAAACTTAAAAGTCAGGGAAAACCTTATGATAAGGTTTCTACAATGGCTAAATCTTATGGTAGTCGTGCAGCATTTACATCATGTGATCATGCACTTCAAGTATTAGGTGGCTATGGTTATAGTAATGAATATCCAGTAGAACATCTACTAAGAGATGCTAGGGCATTACAGATTGCAGAAGGATCACTAGAAAAAATGGTCATTGAAATCGCAAAATCAGTCCAAATGGAAAGGGTGTAA
- a CDS encoding Crp/Fnr family transcriptional regulator has product MEEKKLHPHNCIDRLELFNTLTSEQRQLVFKLIEHRHYSAGQMIYSPGESAGSIHIISRGKVRIYRLSESGREQLIRLLLPGEFTGELALFKEGIYEAYAESLEDTKICMIHHDDFKNLLKSYPAISVKMLSVLAKRLSISEQQSTWMSTETSKERLINFLIRSATLNKQGEMVVYLPMPKKDLASYLGTTPETLSRQFTILKKDGVITQSSKNYVKIHGLSHNDITCEIC; this is encoded by the coding sequence ATGGAAGAGAAAAAATTACATCCACACAACTGCATTGATAGACTTGAACTATTCAACACACTTACAAGTGAACAACGTCAACTAGTGTTTAAATTGATTGAACACCGACATTATAGTGCCGGACAAATGATTTATAGTCCAGGTGAAAGTGCTGGTTCTATCCATATTATTAGTAGAGGAAAGGTTCGAATCTATCGACTCTCTGAAAGCGGTCGTGAACAACTTATAAGACTTTTACTCCCAGGTGAATTTACTGGAGAGCTTGCACTATTTAAAGAAGGCATCTATGAAGCTTATGCTGAAAGTCTAGAAGATACAAAGATATGTATGATCCACCATGACGACTTTAAAAACTTACTTAAATCCTACCCTGCCATATCAGTTAAGATGTTATCTGTTTTAGCAAAGCGCTTAAGTATCTCTGAACAACAATCAACCTGGATGTCTACAGAAACATCCAAAGAAAGACTAATTAACTTTCTTATCCGAAGTGCAACACTCAATAAGCAAGGTGAGATGGTAGTCTATCTACCTATGCCTAAAAAAGATCTTGCATCTTATTTAGGCACAACTCCCGAAACCTTATCGCGCCAATTTACAATATTAAAAAAAGACGGTGTCATTACACAGTCATCTAAAAATTATGTAAAGATTCATGGTTTAAGCCATAATGATATTACATGTGAGATTTGTTAA
- a CDS encoding acyl-CoA thioesterase: MRSIPKLNLNEFPYITHDKLRYGDTDKQGHVNNAVFTTFYETGRVEIVYEPKHHILNENCSFVIAHIEMNFIAEIHWPGKLEIGTGITKIGNSSVTFLQSLYQDGKLVSTSESVLVQVNNDTKKSEALSEDSKNRLEKYMMNR, encoded by the coding sequence ATGAGAAGTATTCCAAAACTAAACTTAAACGAATTTCCATATATCACTCACGATAAATTAAGATATGGTGATACCGATAAACAAGGCCATGTCAACAATGCAGTGTTTACCACCTTTTATGAAACTGGTCGTGTTGAAATCGTTTACGAGCCTAAACATCACATACTAAATGAAAACTGCTCATTTGTGATTGCACATATCGAAATGAATTTCATTGCTGAAATACATTGGCCAGGTAAACTAGAAATAGGTACAGGTATTACAAAAATTGGTAATAGTTCTGTAACCTTTTTACAATCACTATATCAAGATGGTAAATTAGTATCGACGAGTGAATCTGTTTTGGTTCAAGTAAATAATGATACTAAAAAATCGGAAGCATTAAGTGAAGATTCAAAAAACAGATTAGAAAAATATATGATGAATAGGTAA
- a CDS encoding YeiH family protein, protein MMIKKYAPGVLVSLMIAGVSLAINNVLPVDLIGMALIALLLGMLLNPLLHKYDVLDSGIDWSAKYILRTGIILAGISLSFSQVFEAGKYALILLGFTFLTAFGVGYICRKLFKIDWKLTSMLSISTAICGGTAVATLGPVIEADNKDIAYALSATFIFDLLTVIVFPWIGVFLGMTDTTFGLWVGTAVNDTSSVVAAGYAFSELAGALATIVKLTRTLFIVPIVIIFSYIYARKNQNQGVSKINQKVNILAIFPWFILGFIAFIGVRSLNILSDDWVLSISSISKFFMATALGAIGLKTSFKEVTSVGVKPMMVAVIIDVSVVIVSFVVLSIMF, encoded by the coding sequence ATGATGATTAAAAAATATGCACCAGGGGTTTTGGTTAGTCTTATGATTGCAGGTGTATCACTTGCTATCAACAATGTGTTACCAGTAGATTTAATTGGTATGGCATTAATTGCTTTATTATTAGGGATGTTATTAAATCCATTGTTACATAAGTATGATGTACTAGATTCAGGTATTGATTGGTCCGCTAAATATATTTTAAGAACAGGTATTATTTTAGCAGGTATATCCTTAAGTTTTAGCCAAGTATTTGAAGCAGGAAAATATGCACTGATACTATTAGGATTTACTTTTCTTACTGCATTTGGTGTAGGCTATATTTGTAGAAAATTATTTAAGATTGACTGGAAACTAACAAGCATGCTATCCATTAGTACAGCCATTTGCGGAGGTACTGCGGTTGCTACTTTAGGTCCGGTCATTGAAGCAGATAATAAAGATATTGCTTATGCATTATCAGCAACTTTTATCTTTGATTTACTTACTGTGATTGTATTTCCTTGGATTGGTGTATTTCTTGGCATGACAGATACAACATTTGGGCTTTGGGTAGGTACTGCGGTAAATGATACATCTTCAGTTGTTGCAGCTGGTTATGCATTCTCAGAACTTGCAGGTGCACTAGCAACGATTGTGAAACTCACAAGAACTTTATTTATTGTTCCAATCGTTATTATATTCTCATATATTTATGCACGTAAAAATCAAAATCAAGGTGTTTCAAAGATAAATCAAAAAGTAAACATATTAGCAATTTTTCCATGGTTTATTTTAGGATTTATCGCATTTATTGGTGTTAGAAGTTTAAATATATTATCAGATGATTGGGTCTTATCTATTTCAAGTATCTCTAAATTTTTTATGGCAACCGCACTTGGTGCCATTGGTTTAAAAACAAGTTTTAAAGAAGTAACAAGTGTTGGTGTTAAACCAATGATGGTTGCTGTTATTATTGATGTCTCTGTTGTAATTGTTTCATTTGTAGTTTTATCCATTATGTTTTAA
- a CDS encoding C39 family peptidase, with protein sequence MKRYVITILTILLSSLLTACSLGDSNTDEEITDEPVIEEPIEVKVDGTKTIYADELWYVKEEAAIINLSLDSNKSIVLEDAAQQATYESEPIEVNHFNELVLSWNVKNLEDARITFFIALGDGTDFGSYQIMGLFKDENHMSFNSLDDPYGRVSIDTLINKDPSKNNYIKLKFTVIAGSADQLEIKNISVTTKSVDSALTYDASKLTNKVIDVAPMQQLSIPNIGNVICSPTSVAMVLNHYGYTFTQQEMAKKVYDNSKGIYGNWTFNASYAGSLDGIAARVEYIEDFSVVIDYILNDIPVVFSISTTSADQLNGAIMAFPAGHLVVLKGFEEINGVWHGVFNDPAEYEDSKVERKYPMEQVLKVWRQYTYIIVKSETI encoded by the coding sequence ATGAAACGTTATGTAATAACCATACTTACTATATTATTATCAAGTTTACTTACTGCATGTAGTCTAGGTGATTCTAATACAGATGAAGAAATCACCGACGAACCTGTTATAGAAGAACCTATTGAAGTCAAAGTAGATGGTACTAAGACGATTTATGCAGATGAATTATGGTATGTAAAAGAAGAGGCTGCCATAATTAATTTATCACTTGATTCAAACAAAAGTATCGTACTAGAGGATGCAGCCCAACAAGCTACTTATGAAAGTGAACCGATTGAAGTGAATCACTTTAATGAATTGGTTTTATCATGGAATGTTAAAAACCTAGAAGATGCAAGAATTACTTTCTTTATTGCATTAGGTGATGGTACTGATTTTGGTAGTTACCAAATCATGGGCTTATTTAAAGATGAAAACCATATGTCATTTAATAGTTTAGATGATCCTTATGGTCGTGTAAGTATTGATACTTTAATTAATAAAGATCCAAGTAAAAATAATTATATTAAACTTAAATTTACCGTTATTGCAGGTAGTGCAGACCAGTTAGAAATTAAAAATATCAGTGTTACAACCAAAAGCGTAGATAGTGCATTAACTTATGATGCATCAAAACTAACCAATAAAGTCATTGATGTTGCACCGATGCAACAATTAAGTATTCCAAACATTGGTAATGTTATTTGTTCTCCAACCTCGGTTGCTATGGTGTTAAATCATTATGGTTATACATTTACACAACAAGAGATGGCTAAAAAAGTATATGACAATAGCAAAGGGATCTATGGCAACTGGACCTTTAATGCAAGTTATGCAGGATCACTAGATGGTATAGCTGCAAGAGTTGAGTATATTGAAGACTTTAGTGTTGTTATAGACTATATATTAAATGATATACCAGTTGTTTTTTCAATTTCAACAACATCAGCAGATCAACTAAACGGAGCTATCATGGCATTTCCTGCAGGACATTTGGTTGTCTTAAAAGGATTTGAAGAAATCAATGGTGTATGGCATGGTGTCTTCAATGATCCTGCAGAATATGAAGATAGTAAAGTTGAAAGAAAATATCCGATGGAACAAGTCTTAAAAGTATGGCGTCAATATACCTATATTATTGTAAAATCTGAGACAATCTAA